In a single window of the Nodularia spumigena CCY9414 genome:
- a CDS encoding HARBI1 family protein, translating into MVAIIGRIITTKFSRTGKKNSSDYEIVKEVLTDFELIVDSYEQPIERPSEYQQQEKYYSGKKKMHTRKSQLIVLPNGRDIVDVVAGEPGRKSDINLFRENKNGFEEKQKFSGDKAYQGEKSIKTPEKKPRKKELSSEQKIQNKELASERIFVEHLIRLVKIFRVAQERFRLNSSKYEQIIMTICGLVRLRIGTFIL; encoded by the coding sequence TTGGTTGCCATTATTGGGAGAATTATTACCACCAAGTTTAGTAGAACAGGTAAAAAAAACTCCAGTGACTATGAAATTGTTAAAGAAGTTTTAACAGACTTTGAACTAATCGTAGATAGCTATGAACAGCCCATAGAAAGACCTTCAGAGTATCAACAGCAGGAAAAATATTACTCAGGTAAGAAGAAAATGCACACTAGAAAAAGTCAATTAATTGTTCTGCCTAATGGTAGAGATATTGTTGATGTAGTAGCTGGTGAGCCAGGACGAAAAAGTGACATAAATTTATTTCGGGAAAATAAAAATGGGTTTGAAGAGAAACAAAAATTTTCCGGTGACAAAGCTTACCAAGGAGAGAAATCAATTAAAACACCTGAAAAAAAGCCTAGAAAAAAAGAATTAAGTTCTGAACAAAAAATTCAAAATAAAGAACTGGCATCAGAGCGCATATTTGTAGAACATTTAATTCGTTTAGTGAAGATATTTAGAGTAGCTCAAGAAAGATTTAGATTAAATTCCTCTAAATACGAGCAGATAATTATGACTATTTGTGGACTCGTTAGATTACGCATTGGCACATTTATTTTGTAA
- a CDS encoding helix-turn-helix domain-containing protein, whose translation QELLDKAIKLHNHKRELLEDRKVRIILGGGGRRPKLSPSEQIILTLTYLRHLTTFQLLGIQFGVSETTANDTFNYWLPLLGELLPPSLVEQVKKTPVTMKLLKKF comes from the coding sequence GCAGGAACTTTTAGACAAAGCCATTAAACTGCACAATCATAAACGAGAATTGCTTGAAGATAGAAAAGTGAGAATTATTCTGGGTGGAGGTGGTCGCAGACCAAAATTATCACCATCGGAGCAAATAATTCTCACCCTAACATATTTACGACATTTAACCACATTTCAACTATTGGGTATTCAATTTGGCGTGAGTGAAACAACTGCAAATGATACGTTTAACTATTGGTTGCCATTATTGGGAGAATTATTACCACCAAGTTTAGTAGAACAGGTAAAAAAAACTCCAGTGACTATGAAATTGTTAAAGAAGTTTTAA
- the ppc gene encoding phosphoenolpyruvate carboxylase encodes MGSLLYSLSHGLNFYPASELFLRHRLQVVEELWESVLRQECGQTMVDLLRQLRDLCSPEGQARNDQAASAVKLIEQLNINEAIRAARAFALYFQLINIIEQEYEQRQQLTRYSEGEAETVIQEETLSNATYSSNQNEDDAIVNKGIETCTEAINHSTTTSWVTKSTGKQKGTFATLFPHLFKLNVPPQQIQRLISHLDVRLVFTAHPTEIVRHTIRDKQRQVVNLLQKLDVAENRTESTLGGYPWEAADLREQLLEEIRLWWRTDELHQFKPTVLDEVDYALHYFQEVLFDGIPQLYKRLKYALGKTFTWLEPPHKNFCSFGSWVGSDRDGNPSVTPEITWQTACYQRKMVLERYIKSVKQLIELLSVSMHWSDVLPELLESLEMDQSQLGDVYDALALRYRQEPYRLKLAYVLRRLENTRDRNVALYNREKSPKEDSPMYRSGSEFLAELRLIERNLTETGLSCRELETLICQVEIFDFNLTQLDIRQESTRHSDALNEILEYLQVLPQSYNELSEEQRVAWLTGELQTRRPLIPAELPFSEKTNDVIETFRILRSLQQEFGVNICQTYIISMCREVSDVLEVLLLAKESRLFDPVVAVGTIQVVPLFETVEDLQRSRSVMRQLFELPLYRALLAGGYEALKAIQQEGSSLPIVPTTASPLTPNLQEVMLGYSDSNKDSGFLSSNWEIHKAQKSLQTIAEGYGLSLRIFHGRGGSVGRGGGPAYEAILAQPGHSINGRIKITEQGEVLASKYSLLDLALYNLETITTAVIQASLLRTGFDDIEPWNEIMEELAVRSRQHYRNLIYEQPDFIDFFHQVTPIEEISQLQISSRPARRPSGKKDLSSLRAIPWVFSWTQTRFLLPSWYGIGTALQGFLDEEEESEEHLKLLRYFYLKWPFFKMVISKAEMTLAKVDMQMAHHYVQELGNPEDQARLEKVFQQIADEFYLTRDLVLKITGNTRLLDGDPVLQRSVQLRNGTIVPLGFIQVSLLKRLRQSRNITATSGVIHSRYSKGELLRGALLTINGIAAGMRNTG; translated from the coding sequence CCAGTTGATTAATATCATAGAGCAGGAATATGAACAACGTCAGCAATTAACCCGCTATTCAGAAGGGGAAGCAGAAACGGTAATTCAGGAGGAGACGTTATCAAACGCTACCTACTCCTCTAACCAAAATGAAGATGATGCCATTGTTAACAAAGGCATAGAAACTTGTACAGAGGCGATTAATCACTCTACAACAACAAGTTGGGTTACCAAATCCACAGGAAAACAAAAAGGTACTTTTGCGACTTTGTTTCCCCATTTATTCAAGCTGAATGTACCACCGCAGCAAATTCAACGGCTGATTTCACACCTGGATGTGCGTTTAGTCTTTACAGCCCACCCGACAGAAATAGTTCGTCACACTATCCGCGATAAACAAAGACAGGTGGTAAATCTTCTGCAAAAATTGGATGTGGCGGAAAACCGCACTGAAAGCACCTTGGGAGGATATCCTTGGGAAGCAGCAGACTTGCGAGAACAATTGCTCGAAGAAATTCGCCTGTGGTGGCGGACAGATGAACTCCACCAGTTCAAACCCACGGTGCTGGATGAAGTTGATTATGCCTTACATTATTTCCAAGAAGTGTTATTTGATGGCATTCCTCAACTCTACAAGCGCTTGAAATATGCTCTAGGAAAAACATTCACTTGGCTAGAACCTCCACATAAAAACTTTTGCTCTTTTGGCTCGTGGGTAGGTTCAGATCGTGATGGTAATCCATCGGTTACACCAGAAATCACCTGGCAGACAGCGTGCTATCAGCGTAAAATGGTACTGGAACGATATATAAAATCAGTGAAGCAGCTGATTGAATTATTGAGTGTATCGATGCACTGGAGCGATGTCTTACCAGAACTGCTGGAATCTTTAGAGATGGATCAGTCGCAGTTAGGTGATGTGTACGATGCGCTGGCGCTGCGTTATCGCCAAGAACCCTATCGTTTGAAATTGGCTTATGTGCTGAGGCGGTTGGAAAATACCCGCGATCGCAATGTAGCCTTGTATAACCGCGAAAAATCACCCAAGGAAGACTCCCCCATGTATCGTTCGGGGTCGGAGTTTTTAGCCGAACTGCGGTTAATTGAACGTAACTTGACCGAAACTGGTTTAAGTTGTCGGGAGTTAGAAACTCTGATTTGTCAAGTCGAAATTTTTGACTTTAACTTGACTCAGTTGGATATCCGCCAAGAATCAACGCGACACTCTGATGCTTTAAATGAGATTCTGGAATATCTGCAAGTCTTACCCCAATCCTATAACGAGCTATCGGAAGAACAGCGAGTGGCTTGGCTAACTGGGGAACTGCAAACCCGTCGCCCATTAATTCCGGCAGAATTGCCATTTTCGGAAAAAACCAATGATGTAATTGAAACTTTCCGGATATTGCGATCGCTACAGCAAGAGTTTGGTGTCAACATCTGCCAAACTTACATTATTAGTATGTGCCGCGAAGTTAGCGATGTCTTGGAAGTTTTGCTCTTAGCCAAAGAATCCCGACTGTTTGACCCAGTGGTGGCTGTAGGGACTATTCAGGTTGTCCCCTTATTTGAGACGGTAGAAGACCTACAACGCTCTAGAAGCGTCATGCGGCAGCTATTTGAACTCCCGTTATATCGAGCTTTATTAGCAGGTGGTTATGAAGCACTCAAAGCCATTCAGCAAGAAGGCTCTTCATTGCCGATTGTCCCCACTACGGCTTCTCCCCTCACCCCTAACTTACAAGAAGTGATGCTGGGGTATTCTGACAGCAATAAAGACTCTGGTTTTTTAAGTAGCAACTGGGAAATTCATAAAGCCCAAAAATCACTCCAGACAATCGCGGAAGGATATGGTCTGAGTTTGCGGATTTTCCACGGACGCGGGGGTTCTGTGGGACGAGGTGGCGGTCCAGCTTATGAGGCGATTTTGGCTCAACCAGGACACAGTATTAATGGGCGCATCAAGATTACTGAACAAGGGGAAGTATTAGCTTCTAAATACTCTTTGCTGGATTTAGCTCTGTATAATTTGGAAACCATTACTACGGCTGTAATTCAAGCTAGTTTATTACGTACAGGGTTTGATGATATTGAACCTTGGAATGAGATTATGGAAGAATTAGCAGTGCGATCGCGTCAACATTATCGCAATTTGATTTACGAGCAGCCAGATTTTATCGACTTTTTCCACCAAGTTACCCCCATTGAAGAAATTAGCCAGTTGCAAATTAGTTCTCGTCCAGCGCGACGTCCATCGGGAAAGAAAGATTTAAGCAGTTTACGAGCTATTCCTTGGGTATTTAGCTGGACACAAACCCGGTTTTTGCTGCCTTCTTGGTATGGTATCGGCACAGCTTTACAGGGATTTTTGGATGAAGAAGAAGAATCAGAAGAACACCTGAAATTGTTACGCTACTTTTATCTCAAGTGGCCATTTTTCAAAATGGTAATTTCCAAGGCAGAAATGACCCTAGCCAAAGTAGATATGCAAATGGCACATCACTACGTCCAAGAGTTGGGTAATCCTGAAGATCAAGCCCGACTAGAAAAAGTTTTTCAGCAAATTGCTGACGAATTTTATCTTACCAGGGATTTAGTGTTAAAAATTACTGGTAACACTCGGCTTTTGGATGGTGATCCTGTTTTACAACGTTCAGTACAGTTACGTAATGGGACAATTGTACCTTTAGGATTTATCCAAGTTTCCTTACTCAAACGCTTGCGGCAGTCCCGTAATATTACTGCTACTTCTGGTGTAATTCATTCGCGTTACAGCAAAGGTGAGTTACTGCGAGGCGCACTGTTAACGATTAACGGTATTGCGGCTGGGATGAGAAATACAGGTTGA
- a CDS encoding LamG domain-containing protein translates to MYLTKDKLQHLNTVTHEGKIVVLATDADGVISYTVKQDGFEDSYLNTPADQRTGWENWQVLDFPDEQDDQSVIAKEKAELTYQQDTSKYLLKSRYKTKDETAVAPVQVISALEHIYIFRQSKTNTLLVDRFVVDGMTNKLNRKLEVRFKRSRQKHTPTKNMNKGSNGLVDIDTLDFRDANGNLFYEPTTELCLVNHLHQGWFSVVLVPTVENDVYRWHIFAYNSQTQKVELTTIRASEEGLFDVQDYTFFAESNDTLVPRKIPGVIKRTLEIGDSHPTNGLSATKYDLQQEQETQSGDKQLLKISTKLMLAVPTDKGTAALSFAIAGDGTLAEIDETPERSIIRSRQREILLPLNTLDEIKALADKTPPPQGIITGLAVGTDAENAEDLVKISTEGKAGELANGDLVKITGTSDYQGLYSTKKIDDHTFEIDQPTPVDNLGYWEKEDPEQAGLIFDGMITAYQKTTNGKLRVICENHGLENGDEVQIIGTDAYNDTYPVQKIDYTNFVIQRQWPKGEAVNVKVVSRKRRGVVLDGVNDYIEIADPFGKNKNFTLSAWIKPAQINTGATQAVMGNDLWKPSLWIAPDNGGLHYMAFDAPSQESVLSGTLDNFFDQAETWVHVAWVKDGNRFRFYKNGVEFAVVEDVPEKLYSYPSSNYQFGKVGQDFFSGHLAEVRIWSLPQSADTIKNNMYLQLRGKEVGLEGYWRLGGIAEGKVSDFSIHGNEGTVYGDPYVSAATLSRKLASGADAVKYSNSDLFAVSQRATYEESFEFKVNASKPLTLADLNNADGRGQGTKIFTFSHWGKTSRSANDTLAVSAVQDEFEDLGKGWYRASCTLTIPDEISLLRSFEITNVQGNWNSLEIRKHRIRLLSDAITAAKYTDGIALTILADEQAGFIAKQKELVLKQAEENVLRKERQDLEIKIAAYHAQDGTRAEIDTLKQQVASLIHKEQDLLSRLRDENDKTPNLSSALNQTQQDLAAKRKELAGRETLLTGADDKNVLIMHLTFLQLHINDIYRNIGANGMADFMVAPLRKEVQDLETKIAAYAEIDKLKPQVASLIHKRHLRKLSNPCSYDIFGERSLTANILRFYGRIGVRNACCW, encoded by the coding sequence ATGTATCTCACCAAAGATAAACTGCAACACCTCAACACCGTTACCCATGAAGGAAAAATCGTTGTCCTAGCTACCGATGCCGATGGCGTAATTTCCTACACCGTTAAGCAAGATGGTTTTGAAGACAGTTATCTCAATACACCAGCAGACCAAAGAACTGGATGGGAAAATTGGCAGGTGCTAGACTTCCCTGATGAACAAGATGACCAGTCAGTAATTGCAAAAGAAAAAGCCGAACTGACTTATCAACAAGATACCAGTAAATATCTTCTCAAGTCCCGCTACAAAACCAAAGATGAAACAGCTGTCGCCCCAGTACAAGTTATTTCCGCACTAGAACATATTTATATTTTCCGCCAATCTAAAACTAACACCCTATTGGTCGATCGCTTTGTCGTAGATGGCATGACCAATAAGCTGAACCGTAAGTTAGAAGTACGGTTTAAGCGGAGTCGGCAGAAGCACACACCCACAAAAAACATGAACAAGGGGTCTAATGGGCTTGTTGATATCGACACCTTAGACTTCCGTGATGCTAACGGTAATTTGTTCTACGAACCCACCACAGAATTATGTTTAGTCAATCACCTGCACCAAGGCTGGTTTTCTGTGGTTTTAGTTCCCACTGTTGAAAATGACGTTTATCGCTGGCATATTTTCGCCTACAACAGCCAAACCCAGAAAGTCGAATTAACCACTATTCGCGCCTCGGAAGAAGGACTATTTGACGTTCAAGATTATACTTTTTTTGCAGAATCAAACGATACCCTAGTGCCTCGCAAAATTCCTGGTGTGATTAAACGCACTTTGGAAATTGGTGACTCTCACCCCACCAATGGTTTATCAGCGACTAAATACGATTTACAACAAGAACAGGAAACCCAATCCGGGGATAAACAACTGTTGAAAATTTCCACCAAGTTAATGTTAGCAGTTCCCACAGATAAAGGCACAGCAGCATTAAGTTTTGCCATTGCCGGAGATGGAACCCTAGCAGAAATTGACGAAACCCCGGAACGCAGCATTATTCGCAGTCGTCAGCGAGAAATATTGTTACCTTTAAACACCTTAGACGAAATCAAAGCCCTTGCAGACAAAACCCCGCCGCCCCAAGGAATAATTACCGGGTTAGCAGTGGGAACCGATGCAGAAAATGCGGAAGATTTGGTGAAAATCTCCACAGAAGGTAAAGCAGGAGAATTAGCCAATGGCGACCTCGTAAAAATTACAGGAACCAGTGATTATCAAGGTCTTTATTCCACCAAGAAAATAGACGATCATACCTTTGAAATTGACCAACCCACACCAGTAGATAATTTGGGTTATTGGGAAAAAGAAGACCCAGAACAAGCGGGTTTAATCTTTGACGGAATGATTACAGCCTATCAAAAGACCACTAATGGTAAATTGCGCGTTATCTGCGAGAATCATGGTTTAGAAAATGGGGATGAGGTGCAAATTATCGGCACAGATGCCTATAACGATACCTATCCAGTTCAGAAAATTGATTATACCAATTTTGTCATTCAACGCCAGTGGCCCAAGGGAGAAGCCGTCAATGTCAAAGTTGTGTCTCGCAAACGGCGCGGTGTTGTGCTGGATGGGGTGAACGACTATATCGAAATTGCCGATCCCTTTGGCAAAAACAAAAACTTCACCCTTTCTGCTTGGATCAAGCCGGCGCAGATCAATACTGGGGCAACCCAAGCTGTGATGGGCAATGATCTATGGAAACCTTCGCTGTGGATTGCGCCTGACAACGGCGGATTGCACTACATGGCGTTTGACGCACCCAGCCAAGAGTCTGTCTTGAGCGGCACCCTCGACAACTTTTTTGACCAGGCGGAGACTTGGGTTCATGTAGCCTGGGTGAAAGATGGCAACCGTTTCAGGTTCTATAAAAATGGCGTGGAATTTGCTGTTGTTGAGGATGTACCGGAAAAGCTTTACAGTTATCCATCCAGCAATTATCAGTTCGGAAAAGTAGGCCAAGACTTTTTCTCTGGGCATCTGGCCGAGGTACGGATCTGGTCGCTGCCCCAAAGTGCGGACACCATCAAAAACAATATGTACCTGCAACTGCGGGGCAAAGAGGTGGGCCTGGAAGGGTATTGGCGCTTGGGCGGCATTGCCGAAGGCAAGGTGAGCGACTTCTCTATCCATGGCAATGAGGGCACCGTTTATGGCGATCCCTATGTCAGTGCCGCTACCCTCAGCCGCAAGCTGGCCAGCGGAGCCGATGCCGTGAAATACAGCAATTCTGACCTGTTTGCCGTAAGCCAACGCGCCACCTATGAAGAAAGCTTTGAGTTCAAGGTCAATGCTTCCAAACCATTGACGCTGGCGGATCTGAACAATGCCGATGGTCGGGGGCAAGGTACCAAGATCTTCACCTTCTCCCACTGGGGCAAAACCAGTCGCAGCGCCAACGACACCCTTGCGGTCTCGGCGGTGCAAGATGAGTTTGAAGATCTGGGGAAGGGCTGGTATCGGGCTTCCTGTACCCTAACGATTCCCGATGAGATCAGTCTGCTCCGCTCCTTTGAGATTACCAATGTTCAAGGCAATTGGAATTCTCTAGAAATTCGCAAGCACCGCATTCGTCTGCTGTCTGATGCGATTACAGCAGCAAAATACACCGATGGTATTGCACTTACAATCTTGGCGGATGAACAGGCTGGATTCATTGCCAAGCAGAAAGAATTAGTCCTCAAACAGGCAGAAGAAAACGTCCTACGCAAAGAAAGGCAAGACCTAGAAATAAAAATCGCTGCCTATCATGCTCAGGATGGGACTCGGGCAGAGATTGATACGCTGAAGCAGCAGGTTGCGTCGCTCATCCACAAAGAGCAAGATTTGTTGTCTCGATTGCGCGATGAAAATGATAAAACACCAAATCTCTCCTCTGCGCTGAACCAAACGCAACAAGATCTAGCCGCAAAACGGAAAGAGCTGGCTGGTCGAGAAACGTTGTTGACGGGAGCAGATGATAAAAATGTTTTGATAATGCATTTGACCTTCCTCCAATTACATATAAATGATATTTATAGAAATATTGGGGCGAATGGTATGGCCGATTTTATGGTAGCCCCTCTAAGGAAAGAAGTGCAAGACCTAGAAACAAAAATCGCTGCCTACGCAGAGATTGACAAGTTGAAGCCGCAGGTTGCGTCACTCATCCACAAAAGACATCTCCGAAAACTATCAAACCCTTGCAGTTACGATATTTTTGGTGAGCGATCGCTAACTGCAAATATCCTGAGATTCTACGGTAGAATAGGTGTTAGAAATGCGTGTTGTTGGTAA